The proteins below are encoded in one region of Hordeum vulgare subsp. vulgare chromosome 3H, MorexV3_pseudomolecules_assembly, whole genome shotgun sequence:
- the LOC123441331 gene encoding calcium-transporting ATPase 7, plasma membrane-type-like, producing MVLHFLSYFEERLEVAEEKDKFMGLDLEYTANQEAVAVIQLCFKRNVTKTCEMGSAYEALRAEKNHYAGELEAATLAMTGMKNALEVREKSLEEALEAKRDHKLATESANLVVTVVRAARRQEISVFDVVVGDVLILKTGDVVPADGVFLDGHGFQVDESSLTGHPGPIDIDAGTNPFLASGVKVVNGHGSMLVTAVGTNTTAWSILSTLKLNTRPAPLEERLESLISTIGKATVAVALVAFTVLLVRHFTNSSTGKPLLIEKGVPIAVSLMATFAMKMMVKDKALVHSLSASVTVICTDMTGMLTLNRMEVTEFWVGTARPRTPTAISSSVVGLLCQGVGLNTTGSVYKPDNVSQPEISGSPVEKALLSWATADLSMDAAALKRSCKVVHVEAFNSDEKPSPSRAIIRDKATRLLVAHWKGGAEVLLAMCSMYMDTDATVRELGVEQRNKLEKVIRDMVASGLRCLGFAYKKVDDTEQSKVHHLEELTLLGIVGLKDTCRPEVNATIEDCTKASMAVKMLTGDNILMALTIAKECGIISSNDPDGVVIEGHQFRAMSVTRQLQMVDKIRVMASSRPQDKLLLVKRLKHKGHVVAVTAGEGINDAAALKEADVVLCMDVHGTDVSTDTIFLNGKFDVVVKATRWGRCAYHNFQKFIQFHIIVNAVAIIVNFMSAVTMGNVPLTTVQIMWVNLVMGVMSTLALSTDKPTDALMESPPISRTTRLINNAMCYIMAAQAMFQIAVLLGLQFLGNDDQASATMIFNVFMLFQVFNEFNMRDNVLAGVLKNRMFLLIVALALVLQVVTVEVLTKFVGTTKLGLGQWGVCLAIATVSWPVGWAVKFIPVPVRSS from the exons AAAACGTGTGAGATGGGGagcgcttatgaagccttgagggctgagAAGAACCACTATGCTGGTGAACTAGAAGCCGCAACGCTCGCCATGACTGGCATGAAGAACGCGCTCGAAGTTCGAGAGAAATcgttggaggaggcgctggag gccAAGAGGGACCACAAGCTCGCCACCGAGTCCGCCAACCTTGTCGTCACCGTCGTCCGCGCCGCCAGGAGACAGGAGATCTCCGTATTTGACGTCGTCGTCGGCGACGTGCTCATACTCAAGACCGGCGACGTCGTTCCAGCGGACGGGGTGTTCCTAGACGGCCACGGCTTCCAGGTGGACGAGTCGAGTTTGACGGGACATCCCGGCCCTATCGACATCGACGCCGGGACgaaccccttcctcgcctccggcgTGAAGGTCGTCAACGGCCACGGCTCCATGCTCGTCACCGCCGTCGGCACCAACACCACGGCTTGGAGCATCCTCTCAACGTTGAAATTGAACACTCGCCCGGCGCCGCTAGAGGAGCGCCTCGAGAGTCTCATTTCAACCATCGGCAAGGCTACCGTCGCCGTCGCGCTTGTCGCCTTCACCGTGCTCCTCGTTCGCCATTTCACCAACAGTAGCACGGGAAAGCCGCTGTTGATTGAAAAGGGCGTGCCGATTGCGGTGTCTCTCATGGCCACCTTTgccatgaagatgatggtgaaGGATAAGGCGCTGGTGCACAGTTTGTCGGCGTCGGTCACGGTCATCTGCACCGACATGACCGGAATGCTCACCCTCAACAGGATGGAGGTGACCGAGTTCTGGGTCGGCACTGCCCGACCTAGAACCCCCACGGCGATATCTAGCAGCGTCGTTGGCCTGCTGTGCCAGGGCGTCGGGCTCAACACCACCGGAAGCGTGTACAAGCCGGACAATGTATCCCAACCGGAGATATCGGGCAGCCCGGTGGAGAAGGCACTTCTGTCATGGGCCACGGCGGACCTCTCCATGGATGCTGCCGCCTTGAAGAGGAGCTGCAAGGTAGTACATGTGGAGGCTTTCAACTCCGACGAGAAGCCCAGCCCCAGCCGTGCAATAATCAGGGACAAGGCCACACGTTTGTTGGTCGCGCACTGGAAAGGCGGCGCGGAGGTGCTCCTTGCCATGTGCTCCATGTACATGGACACGGATGCAACGGTGCGTGAACTCGGTGTGGAGCAGCGGAACAAGCTTGAGAAGGTGATCCGCGATATGGTGGCAAGCGGCCTCCGGTGCCTCGGCTTTGCTTATAAAAAGGTTGACGACACTGAGCAATCAAAGGTTCATCACCTGGAGGAACTGACATTGTTAGGTATAGTCGGCTTGAAAGACACTTGCCGACCAGAGGTCAATGCCACCATTGAAGATTGCACAAAGGCAAGCATGGCCGTGAAGATGCTCACCGGCGATAACATCCTCATGGCCCTTACTATCGCCAAGGAGTGCGGCATCATTTCGAGCAATGACCCCGACGGAGTCGTCATCGAGGGACACCAGTTCCGGGCCATGTCAGTGACACGACAACTCCAGATGGTGGACAAGATCCGTGTCATGGCGAGTTCCCGGCCCCAAGACAAGCTGTTGCTGGTGAAGCGGCTGAAGCACAAGGGCCACGTGGTGGCCGTGACCGCCGGCGAGGGCATCAATGATGCGGCGGCTCTCAAGGAGGCCGACGTGGTGCTGTGCATGGACGTCCATGGCACCGATGTCTCCACGGACACCATCTTCCTCAACGGCAAGTTCGACGTAGTGGTGAAGGCTACCCGGTGGGGACGCTGTGCCTATCACAACTTCCAGAAGTTCATCCAGTTCCACATCATCGTCAACGCCGTCGCAATCATCGTCAACTTCATGTCGGCGGTCACCATGGGTAACGTTCCACTGACCACCGTGCAAATCATGTGGGTGAACCTGGTGATGGGCGTCATGAGCACGCTGGCGCTATCCACTGACAAGCCCACCGACGCGCTCATGGAATCCCCACCCATTTCCCGCACGACACGGCTCATCAACAATGCCATGTGTTACATCATGGCCGCGCAGGCAATGTTTCAGATCGCCGTGCTGCTGGGGCTCCAATTCCTTGGCAACGATGACCAAGCCAGTGCCACCAtgatcttcaatgtcttcatgctCTTCCAGGTGTTCAACGAGTTCAACATgagggacaacgtccttgccggggTGCTCAAGAATAGGATGTTCCTCCTCATCGTCGCCCTGGCGCTCGTGCTGCAGGTGGTGACGGTGGAGGTGCTCACGAAGTTCGTTGGTACCACGAAGCTCGGCTTGGGGCAATGGGGCGTCTGCCTCGCCATCGCCACCGTGTCGTGGCCCGTTGGTTGGGCCGTCAAGTTCATCCCAGTGCCGGTTCGTAGCAGTTGA
- the LOC123441332 gene encoding calcium-transporting ATPase 7, plasma membrane-type-like, which produces MYMPHEDEGHSHAEADADAAAVSSSIRGLVKDKCHDCFRRLGGSTGIAAKLTSHPKRGIRDEDMTLSWRKKEFGDNTCPKPRPRTFFRHVLDALGHVSVVALLAGAAVSLGLGIMEHGVKDGWYDGATIFLAAFVVFGVTAVISHAQAKRDHKLATESANLVVTVVRAARRQEISVFDVVVGDVLILKTGDVVPADGVFLDGHGFQVDESSLTGHPGPIDIDAGTNPFLASGVKVVNGHGSMLVTAVGTNTTAWSILSTLKLNTRPAPLEERLESLISTIGKATVAVALVAFTVLLVRHFTNSSTGKPLLIEKGVPIAVSLMATFAMKMMVKDKALVHSLSASVTVICTDMTGMLTLNRMEVTEFWVGTARPRTPTAISSSVVGLLCQGVGLNTTGSVYKPDNVSQPEISGSPVEKALLSWATADLSMDAAALKRSCKVVHVEAFNSDEKPSPSRAIIRDKATRLLVAHWKGGAEVLLAMCSMYMDTDATVRELGVEQRNKLEKVIRDMVASGLRCLGFAYKKVDDTEQSKVHHLEELTLLGIVGLKDTCRPEVNATIEDCTKASMAVKMLTGDNILMALTIAKECGIISSNDPDGVVIEGHQFRAMSVTRQLQMVDKIRVMASSRPQDKLLLVKRLKHKGHVVAVTAGEGINDAAALKEADVVLCMDVHGTDVSTDTIFLNGKFDVVVKATRWGRCAYHNFQKFIQFHIIVNAVAIIVNFMSAVTMGNVPLTTVQIMWVNLVMGVMSTLALSTDKPTDALMESPPISRTTRLINNAMCYIMAAQAMFQIAVLLGLQFLGNDDQASATMIFNVFMLFQVFNEFNMRDNVLAGVLKNRMFLLIVALALVLQVVTVEVLTKFVGTTKLGLGQWGVCLAIATVSWPVGWAVKFIPVPVRSS; this is translated from the coding sequence ATGTACATGCCCCACGAGGACGAAGGTCACTCTCACGCTGAAGCTGATGCTGATGCTGCTGCAGTCTCCTCCTCCATCaggggcctcgtcaaggataagTGCCATGACTGCTTTCGCCGCCTCGGCGGAAGCACCGGCATCGCGGCCAAGCTCACTTCCCACCCGAAGCGGGGCATCAGGGACGAGGACATGACGTTGAGCTGGCGCAAGAAGGAGTTCGGCGACAATACGTGCCCCAAGcccaggcccaggaccttcttccGCCACGTCTTGGACGCGCTCGGCCACGTCTCCGTCGTCGCGCTACTCGCCGGTGCCGCCGTCTCCCTCGGCTTAGGCATCATGGAGCATGGCGTCAAGGACGGGTGGTACGACGGTGCCACCATCTTCCTCGCCGCATTCGTCGTCTTCGGCGTCACCGCGGTCATCAGCCACGCCCAGGCCAAGAGGGACCACAAGCTCGCCACCGAGTCCGCCAACCTTGTCGTCACCGTCGTCCGCGCCGCCAGGAGACAGGAGATCTCCGTATTTGACGTCGTCGTCGGCGACGTGCTCATACTCAAGACCGGCGACGTCGTTCCAGCGGACGGGGTGTTCCTAGACGGCCACGGCTTCCAGGTGGACGAGTCGAGTTTGACGGGACATCCCGGCCCTATCGACATCGACGCCGGGACgaaccccttcctcgcctccggcgTGAAGGTCGTCAACGGCCACGGCTCCATGCTCGTCACCGCCGTCGGCACCAACACCACGGCTTGGAGCATCCTCTCAACGTTGAAATTGAACACTCGCCCGGCGCCGCTAGAGGAGCGCCTCGAGAGTCTCATTTCAACCATCGGCAAGGCTACCGTCGCCGTCGCGCTTGTCGCCTTCACCGTGCTCCTCGTTCGCCATTTCACCAACAGTAGCACGGGAAAGCCGCTGTTGATTGAAAAGGGCGTGCCGATTGCGGTGTCTCTCATGGCCACCTTTgccatgaagatgatggtgaaGGATAAGGCGCTGGTGCACAGTTTGTCGGCGTCGGTCACGGTCATCTGCACCGACATGACCGGAATGCTCACCCTCAACAGGATGGAGGTGACCGAGTTCTGGGTCGGCACTGCCCGACCTAGAACCCCCACGGCGATATCTAGCAGCGTCGTTGGCCTGCTGTGCCAGGGCGTCGGGCTCAACACCACCGGAAGCGTGTACAAGCCGGACAATGTATCCCAACCGGAGATATCGGGCAGCCCGGTGGAGAAGGCACTTCTGTCATGGGCCACGGCGGACCTCTCCATGGATGCTGCCGCCTTGAAGAGGAGCTGCAAGGTAGTACATGTGGAGGCTTTCAACTCCGACGAGAAGCCCAGCCCCAGCCGTGCAATAATCAGGGACAAGGCCACACGTTTGTTGGTCGCGCACTGGAAAGGCGGCGCGGAGGTGCTCCTTGCCATGTGCTCCATGTACATGGACACGGATGCAACGGTGCGTGAACTCGGTGTGGAGCAGCGGAACAAGCTTGAGAAGGTGATCCGCGATATGGTGGCAAGCGGCCTCCGGTGCCTCGGCTTTGCTTATAAAAAGGTTGACGACACTGAGCAATCAAAGGTTCATCACCTGGAGGAACTGACATTGTTAGGTATAGTCGGCTTGAAAGACACTTGCCGACCAGAGGTCAATGCCACCATTGAAGATTGCACAAAGGCAAGCATGGCCGTGAAGATGCTCACCGGCGATAACATCCTCATGGCCCTTACTATCGCCAAGGAGTGCGGCATCATTTCGAGCAATGACCCCGACGGAGTCGTCATCGAGGGACACCAGTTCCGGGCCATGTCAGTGACACGACAACTCCAGATGGTGGACAAGATCCGTGTCATGGCGAGTTCCCGGCCCCAAGACAAGCTGTTGCTGGTGAAGCGGCTGAAGCACAAGGGCCACGTGGTGGCCGTGACCGCCGGCGAGGGCATCAATGATGCGGCGGCTCTCAAGGAGGCCGACGTGGTGCTGTGCATGGACGTCCATGGCACCGATGTCTCCACGGACACCATCTTCCTCAACGGCAAGTTCGACGTAGTGGTGAAGGCTACCCGGTGGGGACGCTGTGCCTATCACAACTTCCAGAAGTTCATCCAGTTCCACATCATCGTCAACGCCGTCGCAATCATCGTCAACTTCATGTCGGCGGTCACCATGGGTAACGTTCCACTGACCACCGTGCAAATCATGTGGGTGAACCTGGTGATGGGCGTCATGAGCACGCTGGCGCTATCCACTGACAAGCCCACCGACGCGCTCATGGAATCCCCACCCATTTCCCGCACGACACGGCTCATCAACAATGCCATGTGTTACATCATGGCCGCGCAGGCAATGTTTCAGATCGCCGTGCTGCTGGGGCTCCAATTCCTTGGCAACGATGACCAAGCCAGTGCCACCAtgatcttcaatgtcttcatgctCTTCCAGGTGTTCAACGAGTTCAACATgagggacaacgtccttgccggggTGCTCAAGAATAGGATGTTCCTCCTCATCGTCGCCCTGGCGCTCGTGCTGCAGGTGGTGACGGTGGAGGTGCTCACGAAGTTCGTTGGTACCACGAAGCTCGGCTTGGGGCAATGGGGCGTCTGCCTCGCCATCGCCACCGTGTCGTGGCCCGTTGGTTGGGCCGTCAAGTTCATCCCAGTGCCGGTTCGTAGCAGTTGA
- the LOC123441333 gene encoding calcium-transporting ATPase 7, plasma membrane-type-like, whose product MYMPHEDEGHSHAEADADAAAVSSSIRGLVKDKCHDCFRRLGGSTGIAAKLTSHPKRGIRDEDMTLSWRKKEFGDNTCPKPRPRTFFRHVLDALGHVSVVALLASAAVSLGLGIMEHGVKDGWYDGATIFLAAFVVFGVTAVISHAQAKRDHKLATESANLVVTVVRAARRQEISVFDVVVGDVLILKTGDVVPADGVFLDGHGFQVDESSLTGHPGPIDIDAGTNPFLASGVKVVNGHGSMLVTAVGTNTTAWSILSTLKLNTRPAPLEERLESLISTIGKATVAVALVAFTVLLVRHFTNSSTGKPLLIEKGVPIAVSLMATFAMKMMVKDKALVHSLSASVTVICTDMTGMLTLNRMEVTEFWVGTARPRTPTAISSSVVGLLCQGVGLNTTGSVYKPDNVSQPEISGSPVEKALLSWATADLSMDAAALKRSCKVVHVEAFNSDEKPSPSRAIIRDKATRLLVAHWKGGAEVLLAMCSMYMDTDATVRELGVEQRNKLEKVIRDMVASGLRCLGFAYKKVDDTEQSKVHHLEELTLLGIVGLKDTCRPEVNATIEDCTKASMAVKMLTGDNILMALTIAKECGIISSNDPDGVVIEGHQFRAMSVTRQLQMVDKIRVMASSRPQDKLLLVKRLKHKGHVVAVTAGEGINDAAALKEADVVLCMDVHGTDVSTDTIFLNGKFDVVVKATRWGRCAYHNFQKFIQFHIIVNAVAIIVNFMSAVTMGNVPLTTVQIMWVNLVMGVMSTLALSTDKPTDALMESPPISRTTRLINNAMCYIMAAQAMFQIAVLLGLQFLGNDDQASATMIFNVFMLFQVFNEFNMRDNVLAGVLKNRMFLLIVALALVLQVVTVEVLTKFVGTTKLGLGQWGVCLAIATVSWPVGWAVKFIPVPVRSS is encoded by the coding sequence ATGTACATGCCCCACGAGGACGAAGGTCACTCTCACGCTGAAGCTGATGCTGATGCTGCTGCAGTCTCCTCCTCCATCaggggcctcgtcaaggataagTGCCATGACTGCTTTCGCCGCCTCGGCGGAAGCACCGGCATCGCGGCCAAGCTCACTTCCCACCCGAAGCGGGGCATCAGGGACGAGGACATGACGTTGAGCTGGCGCAAGAAGGAGTTCGGCGACAATACGTGCCCCAAGcccaggcccaggaccttcttccGCCACGTCTTGGACGCGCTCGGCCACGTCTCCGTCGTCGCGCTACTCGCCAGTGCCGCCGTCTCCCTCGGCTTAGGCATCATGGAGCATGGCGTCAAGGACGGGTGGTACGACGGTGCCACCATCTTCCTCGCCGCATTCGTCGTCTTCGGCGTCACCGCGGTCATCAGCCACGCCCAGGCCAAGAGGGACCACAAGCTCGCCACCGAGTCCGCCAACCTTGTCGTCACCGTCGTCCGCGCCGCCAGGAGACAGGAGATCTCCGTATTTGACGTCGTCGTCGGCGACGTGCTCATACTCAAGACCGGCGACGTCGTTCCAGCGGACGGGGTGTTCCTAGACGGCCACGGCTTCCAGGTGGACGAGTCGAGTTTGACGGGACATCCCGGCCCTATCGACATCGACGCCGGGACgaaccccttcctcgcctccggcgTGAAGGTCGTCAACGGCCACGGCTCCATGCTCGTCACCGCCGTCGGCACCAACACCACGGCTTGGAGCATCCTCTCAACGTTGAAATTGAACACTCGCCCGGCGCCGCTAGAGGAGCGCCTCGAGAGTCTCATTTCAACCATCGGCAAGGCTACCGTCGCCGTCGCGCTTGTCGCCTTCACCGTGCTCCTCGTTCGCCATTTCACCAACAGTAGCACGGGAAAGCCGCTGTTGATTGAAAAGGGCGTGCCGATTGCGGTGTCTCTCATGGCCACCTTTgccatgaagatgatggtgaaGGATAAGGCGCTGGTGCACAGTTTGTCGGCGTCGGTCACGGTCATCTGCACCGACATGACCGGAATGCTCACCCTCAACAGGATGGAGGTGACCGAGTTCTGGGTCGGCACTGCCCGACCTAGAACCCCCACGGCGATATCTAGCAGCGTCGTTGGCCTGCTGTGCCAGGGCGTCGGGCTCAACACCACCGGAAGCGTGTACAAGCCGGACAATGTATCCCAACCGGAGATATCGGGCAGCCCGGTGGAGAAGGCACTTCTGTCATGGGCCACGGCGGACCTCTCCATGGATGCTGCCGCCTTGAAGAGGAGCTGCAAGGTAGTACATGTGGAGGCTTTCAACTCCGACGAGAAGCCCAGCCCCAGCCGTGCAATAATCAGGGACAAGGCCACACGTTTGTTGGTCGCGCACTGGAAAGGCGGCGCGGAGGTGCTCCTTGCCATGTGCTCCATGTACATGGACACGGATGCAACGGTGCGTGAACTCGGTGTGGAGCAGCGGAACAAGCTTGAGAAGGTGATCCGCGATATGGTGGCAAGCGGCCTCCGGTGCCTCGGCTTTGCTTATAAAAAGGTTGACGACACTGAGCAATCAAAGGTTCATCACCTGGAGGAACTGACATTGTTAGGTATAGTCGGCTTGAAAGACACTTGCCGACCAGAGGTCAATGCCACCATTGAAGATTGCACAAAGGCAAGCATGGCCGTGAAGATGCTCACCGGCGATAACATCCTCATGGCCCTTACTATCGCCAAGGAGTGCGGCATCATTTCGAGCAATGACCCCGACGGAGTCGTCATCGAGGGACACCAGTTCCGGGCCATGTCAGTGACACGACAACTCCAGATGGTGGACAAGATCCGTGTCATGGCGAGTTCCCGGCCCCAAGACAAGCTGTTGCTGGTGAAGCGGCTGAAGCACAAGGGCCACGTGGTGGCCGTGACCGCCGGCGAGGGCATCAATGATGCGGCGGCTCTCAAGGAGGCCGACGTGGTGCTGTGCATGGACGTCCATGGCACCGATGTCTCCACGGACACCATCTTCCTCAACGGCAAGTTCGACGTAGTGGTGAAGGCTACCCGGTGGGGACGCTGTGCCTATCACAACTTCCAGAAGTTCATCCAGTTCCACATCATCGTCAACGCCGTCGCAATCATCGTCAACTTCATGTCGGCGGTCACCATGGGTAACGTTCCACTGACCACCGTGCAAATCATGTGGGTGAACCTGGTGATGGGCGTCATGAGCACGCTGGCGCTATCCACTGACAAGCCCACCGACGCGCTCATGGAATCCCCACCCATTTCCCGCACGACACGGCTCATCAACAATGCCATGTGTTACATCATGGCCGCGCAGGCAATGTTTCAGATCGCCGTGCTGCTGGGGCTCCAATTCCTTGGCAACGATGACCAAGCCAGTGCCACCAtgatcttcaatgtcttcatgctCTTCCAGGTGTTCAACGAGTTCAACATgagggacaacgtccttgccggggTGCTCAAGAATAGGATGTTCCTCCTCATCGTCGCCCTGGCGCTCGTGCTGCAGGTGGTGACGGTGGAGGTGCTCACGAAGTTCGTTGGTACCACGAAGCTCGGCTTGGGGCAATGGGGCGTCTGCCTCGCCATCGCCACCGTGTCGTGGCCCGTTGGTTGGGCCGTCAAGTTCATCCCAGTGCCGGTTCGTAGCAGTTGA